A portion of the Collinsella aerofaciens genome contains these proteins:
- a CDS encoding Cof-type HAD-IIB family hydrolase — MIKAAFFDIDGTLLSFKTHRIPASAQQVLDSFREQGIACVIATGRPTYQMPDWLFDLGWDAYITLSGQHCFDAKGVYRSCPIDSDDVAAIVDQVAQGRYDSLCMQGENSFVNRLSERVVTAGSNAGIVYHEEPFEHAFDAPVYQFCAFVDPADEHIVTDAVSHSLTTRWCDLFCDIIPANGGKDLGVAATLERLGIDASEAIAFGDGENDLSMFSAVGTSVAMGNAQDTVKAAATYVTTAVDDDGIYNAAKHFGLV; from the coding sequence ATGATCAAGGCCGCGTTTTTCGATATCGACGGCACGTTGCTGAGCTTTAAGACCCATCGGATTCCGGCGTCGGCGCAGCAGGTGCTCGACAGTTTTCGCGAGCAGGGGATCGCGTGCGTGATCGCCACGGGCCGTCCGACCTATCAGATGCCCGATTGGCTGTTCGATCTTGGTTGGGATGCGTACATCACGCTTTCGGGTCAGCACTGTTTTGATGCCAAGGGCGTTTACCGCAGCTGCCCGATCGATTCGGACGACGTCGCGGCGATTGTGGACCAGGTGGCGCAGGGGCGCTATGACTCGCTGTGTATGCAGGGCGAGAACTCGTTTGTGAACCGCCTGTCCGAGCGCGTGGTGACGGCCGGGAGCAACGCGGGGATTGTCTACCACGAGGAGCCGTTTGAGCACGCCTTTGACGCGCCGGTCTACCAGTTCTGCGCCTTTGTGGACCCGGCCGACGAGCATATCGTGACCGATGCGGTGTCGCATTCACTCACCACGCGCTGGTGTGATTTGTTCTGTGACATTATCCCTGCCAACGGCGGCAAGGACCTGGGCGTGGCGGCGACGCTGGAGCGGCTGGGCATCGACGCGAGCGAGGCGATCGCCTTTGGCGACGGTGAGAACGACCTGTCAATGTTTTCTGCCGTGGGCACAAGCGTGGCCATGGGTAATGCGCAGGACACGGTGAAAGCTGCAGCGACCTATGTGACGACAGCCGTGGACGACGATGGCATCTACAACGCCGCGAAGCACTTTGGCCTCGTGTAG
- a CDS encoding ABC-F family ATP-binding cassette domain-containing protein — MAILLGCDSISLEFPTKHIFDSVTLGVGEGDRIGIVGKNGDGKSTLLSVLAGTLEPDDGRVTHRRGTTIGLLGQKDQLVDTDTVHHAVVGDTPEYEWASSPRTRQILAGLISDVPWEGTVGELSGGQRRRVDLARLLIGDYDVLMLDEPTNHLDMRTINWLARHLKARWQRGQGAMLVVTHDRWFLDEVCTSMWEVHDGQVDPFEGGYSAYILQRVERDRMAAVTEERRRNMARKELAWLSRGAQARSTKPKFRVDAARELIADVPPVRDELELKRLAVSRLGKQVIDVVDVDAGYADADGASKQVLTDVTWLIGAGDRYGLLGENGAGKSTLLDVIQGKIAPLRGRVKIGQTVRFGVLSQQLEELEPYMGDTIREVLSHYKKYYVIDGKETSPEKLCERLGFTTQQLWSRIGDLSGGQRRRLSLLLTILDEPNVLILDEPGNDLDTDMLAIVEDLLDGWPGTLILVTHDRFLMERVTDQQWALLDGHLTHMPGGVDQYLRLCNATAEGEPVGAPSAKTGTFDTGAAAAAAEKPKSSGQPNGLSNAERQKLRREVSSLERKMETQRARVEEAEAAMAQVDPTNYTALGEQQAKIDEAHAAMDELEMAWLEASEKLEGEE; from the coding sequence ATGGCGATTCTTTTGGGATGCGATTCCATCAGCCTAGAGTTTCCCACCAAGCATATTTTCGATAGCGTGACGCTCGGCGTGGGCGAGGGTGACCGCATTGGTATTGTCGGTAAAAACGGCGACGGCAAGTCGACGCTGCTGAGCGTGCTCGCCGGCACGCTGGAGCCCGATGACGGCCGCGTGACGCATCGCCGCGGCACCACGATCGGCCTGCTCGGCCAAAAGGACCAGCTTGTCGACACCGACACCGTGCACCATGCCGTCGTGGGTGACACGCCCGAATACGAGTGGGCCTCGAGCCCGCGTACGCGACAGATCCTGGCCGGCCTCATCAGCGATGTGCCCTGGGAAGGCACAGTGGGCGAGCTTTCGGGTGGCCAGCGCCGTCGCGTGGACCTCGCGCGCCTGCTGATCGGCGACTACGACGTGCTCATGCTCGACGAGCCTACCAACCACCTGGACATGCGTACCATCAACTGGCTTGCACGCCATCTTAAGGCTCGTTGGCAGCGCGGTCAGGGCGCCATGCTCGTGGTCACGCACGACCGCTGGTTCTTGGACGAGGTCTGCACCAGCATGTGGGAGGTCCACGACGGCCAGGTCGATCCCTTCGAGGGCGGCTACTCGGCATACATCCTGCAGCGCGTGGAGCGCGACCGCATGGCCGCCGTCACCGAGGAGCGCCGCCGCAACATGGCGCGCAAGGAGCTCGCGTGGCTGAGCCGCGGCGCCCAGGCCCGTTCCACTAAGCCCAAGTTTCGCGTGGATGCCGCTCGCGAGCTGATCGCCGACGTGCCGCCCGTGCGCGACGAGCTGGAGCTCAAGCGCCTGGCCGTGAGCCGCCTGGGCAAGCAGGTTATCGATGTGGTCGACGTGGACGCCGGCTATGCGGATGCCGATGGCGCGTCCAAACAGGTGCTCACCGATGTGACCTGGCTCATTGGTGCGGGCGATCGCTATGGTCTTTTGGGCGAGAACGGCGCCGGCAAGTCCACACTGCTCGACGTGATCCAGGGCAAGATCGCGCCCCTGCGCGGTCGCGTGAAGATCGGCCAGACGGTGCGCTTTGGCGTGCTGTCGCAGCAGCTCGAGGAGCTCGAGCCCTACATGGGCGACACGATCCGCGAGGTGCTCAGCCACTATAAGAAGTACTACGTCATCGACGGCAAGGAGACTTCGCCCGAGAAGCTCTGCGAGCGTCTGGGCTTTACGACGCAGCAGCTCTGGAGTCGCATCGGCGATCTTTCGGGCGGCCAGCGCCGTCGCCTGTCGCTGCTGCTGACGATCCTGGACGAGCCCAACGTGCTCATCCTGGACGAGCCCGGCAACGACCTGGATACCGACATGCTGGCGATTGTCGAGGACCTGCTCGACGGCTGGCCGGGCACGCTGATCCTGGTGACGCACGACCGTTTCCTCATGGAGCGCGTGACCGACCAGCAGTGGGCACTGCTCGATGGCCATCTGACGCATATGCCCGGCGGTGTGGACCAGTACCTGCGCCTGTGCAACGCTACCGCCGAGGGCGAGCCCGTGGGTGCGCCGAGCGCCAAGACCGGCACGTTTGACACCGGTGCCGCGGCGGCTGCGGCCGAAAAGCCCAAGTCGAGCGGCCAGCCCAATGGCCTTTCCAACGCCGAACGCCAGAAGCTTCGCCGCGAGGTGAGCTCGCTCGAGCGCAAAATGGAGACGCAGCGCGCCCGCGTGGAGGAGGCCGAGGCCGCGATGGCTCAGGTCGACCCCACCAACTACACGGCGCTGGGCGAGCAGCAGGCAAAGATCGACGAGGCCCACGCCGCCATGGACGAGTTGGAGATGGCGTGGCTCGAGGCGAGCGAGAAGCTCGAGGGCGAGGAGTAG
- the pstB gene encoding phosphate ABC transporter ATP-binding protein PstB gives MSDMNATPATEAATSDTQDFLSSVGESERRVRVSGKAVSDEVVLSTKDVNVYYGDHHALHNTSLDFHKGEITALIGPSGCGKSTFLRSLNLMNREIRGCRVEGEINYRGRNVNTKTENTYELRRSIGMVFQQPNPFRKSIRDNITFAPKRHGITDRDELDRMVEESLRGAALWDEVKDKLDKSAYALSGGQQQRLCIARTLALNPDVILFDEPCSALDPISTLAIEDLMSSIVAERAIVIVTHNMEQASRVSNRTAFFYMGDMVEYDETDEIFQRPKDKRLNDYLTGMFS, from the coding sequence ATGAGCGATATGAATGCAACGCCCGCAACCGAGGCGGCCACGTCCGACACCCAGGACTTTTTGTCGAGCGTGGGGGAGAGCGAGAGGCGCGTGCGCGTGAGCGGCAAGGCCGTGAGCGACGAGGTCGTGCTCTCCACCAAGGACGTCAACGTGTACTATGGCGACCACCATGCGCTGCACAACACGTCGCTCGACTTCCACAAGGGTGAGATCACGGCGCTCATCGGGCCTTCGGGCTGCGGCAAGTCGACCTTCTTGCGTAGCCTCAACCTGATGAATCGCGAGATTCGCGGCTGCCGCGTGGAGGGCGAGATCAACTACCGCGGCCGCAACGTGAACACCAAGACCGAGAACACCTACGAGCTGCGTCGTTCCATTGGCATGGTGTTCCAGCAGCCCAATCCGTTTCGCAAGTCCATTCGCGACAACATCACGTTTGCGCCCAAGCGTCACGGCATCACCGACCGCGACGAGCTCGACCGCATGGTCGAGGAGAGCTTGCGTGGTGCCGCGCTGTGGGACGAGGTCAAGGACAAGCTGGACAAGAGCGCCTACGCGCTTTCGGGCGGCCAGCAGCAGCGTTTGTGCATCGCGCGCACGCTCGCGCTCAACCCCGACGTGATTCTGTTCGACGAGCCCTGCTCGGCGCTCGACCCCATCTCGACGCTGGCGATCGAGGACCTGATGTCGTCGATCGTTGCCGAGCGCGCCATCGTCATCGTGACGCACAACATGGAGCAGGCGTCGCGCGTATCCAACCGCACGGCGTTCTTCTACATGGGCGATATGGTCGAGTACGACGAGACCGACGAGATTTTCCAACGGCCCAAGGATAAGCGGCTGAACGATTACCTCACCGGCATGTTCTCCTAG